In Paenibacillus protaetiae, the genomic stretch CTTCGCCATGGATCAAATACGGCCATAACCGTACCGTGCCTTGCGTTTCTGCCACATTTCGCTGCCATTCGCCTGCTTCGTAACCGGGCTCCGTTTCATCCGCCCAATCCGGACGCCCTTCCGTCCAGCCGTAATTGGGATCAACCGGCACAACTTCGAAATCAGGCCGGTCCGCCAAAAACTTGGCGATTTGCCGTTCGTTTTCTTCCGGCGCAAACGTGCAGGTCGAATAAACCAGCTTGCCGCCGGGCGCCAGCAGCTCCGCCGCATGCCGCAAAATATGATGCTGCATAACCGAGCAGCGCTCTACGGAATGCGATTCCCAGGACTGCACCATCGCCTCGTCTTTTCGGAACATCCCTTCGCCCGAACAAGGGGCGTCCACCAGAATCCGGTCGAACCAGCCCCGAAAAACCGTTACAAGCGAAGCCGGCTCTTCATTCAGGACAACGGCGTTGCGCACACCGGCAAGCTCGATATTTTTGGCCAGCGGCTTCGTTCTTTCCCTGGCGTTGTCATTGGTGACAAGTACGCCTTTGCCTTGCAGCTTGCCGGCAATTTGCGTCGATTTGCCGCCCGGCGCCGCACATAAATCAAGCACGCGGTGGCCCGGCTGTACATCCAGCAGCTCCACGGGCGCCATGGCGCTTGGCTCCTGGATATAATAAAGGCCGGCATGATAATGAGGATGTCTGGCAGGCCTGTCCTCTCCGTTATAGTAGAACCCTTCCGGCGCCCACGGTACCGATTTGGTGCTGTGCCCGATCGGAGACAGCTCCTTCCACTGGCCAGCCGTTATTTTTAGCGGGTTAACTCTTAATCCGTACAGCCTTGGTTCATCATAAGATGCGATAAAACGATCAAAATCGCCCTTGAGCAGCTGCTTCATCCGCTCGACAAACAATAGCGGCAGACTGACTGTCATGTTGTGAGATCCTCCTACTTCCTGCTTATGTCCGGCGAACCTGCGCGCGCCTTAATGGAAAAGCTAAACCCCAGTCCGCTTGGCAGCAGCGTTGCTGGAGGTTTAGCTTATTAAGTCGTGCCGTTGTTCTTTTTTGCACGGATAATTGCCGCTTCAAGTTCATTGGAAAGCTGGTCCAGGCCGTATAAATCTTCGCTTTCCCACAGCTCCTTGAATTTCAACTGGAACTGTGCAGCTTCCCGCACTCTGCGGTAAAAGTACAAATCCTGGATATGGTTCAGCACTTTGGATACGACGTTCGAACGCTCTTCAAAATCACGCTGCGAATCCAATATTTCATGCCGGATGCTCGACATCTCCTCATCCAGCTTAAATGCGGCTTCCGATGCGTTTTTTAAGCGGAGCCGAACATCCTCCGGCAGCGCCTCTTTATATTTATAGTTAAGGGAATGCTCAATCGTCGCCCAAAAATTCATCGCCAGTGTGCGGATTTGAATTTCAGCCAGCACATCTTTTTGTCCCAATGCGGTTTGCACCGGATATTTGACGATCATATGGTAGCTCCGGTAGCCGCTTTCCTTAAAATTCGTTATATAATCCTTTTCATAGACGAGCGCCAAATCTTTGCGGCTTCTAATCAGCTCCGCCACCCGGCGGATATCGTCTACGAACTGGCACATGATCCGGATTCCCGCTATATCTTCAATGCCTTGCTCAAGCTGGTCAGGCGGAACGTTCAAACGTTTCGCTTTCTCCAGGACGCTTGAAATTTTTTTCACTCGGCCGGTGACAAACTCTATCGGCGCATAAGCTTCACGCATCTTCAGTTCACTGCGCATCGTCTTAAATTTCACTTTCATTTCCTCAACCGCTTGCTCATACGGCTGTAAAAATAGATTCCAATCTCTTCCGTCCATCCGGCCGCCTCCAATCCTTAATGATGATCTGCGCCTACTGCCTCGGCAATGTTGCGGTAGCCGTCTTTTCTAAGCAGCTGAACCAGTCCGCCCGTTATCTCCCGCACCACGTCCGGGCCTTTGTAGATCAGGGCTGTATAAATTTCAACCAAGGATGCACCAGCGCGAATTTTATCGTATGCGTCAGCTGCTGTAAAAATGCCTCCGGAGCCAATAATGGGCAGCTGGCCTCCCGTTTGTCGGTAAACGAAACGGATAACTTCCGTTGAACGTTCCCGGAGCGGCTTGCCGCTTAACCCGCCGGTTTCCGCTTTATTGGCATGCGTCAGCCCATCGCGGGATATTGTCGTATTTGTTGCGATAATGCCCGATACGCCGCTCTCCTGGATGGCTGCAACCGTCAGCTCCAGCTGTTCGTCCGTCATATCCGGCGCAATCTTCACCAGAACAGGCTTCGCATGCTTGCCGGACCGGGACGCCTGACGGCCGATTTCCTCTTTCACTGCGGAAAGCAGCGTGCGAAGCTCATCGCCATGCTGCAAAGCGCGCAAATCCGGCGTATTCGGCGAGCTGATATTGACAACAAAAAAGTCGCCGTGCTCGTATAATGCTCGAATACAAGCCTGATAGTCTTCATGCGCCA encodes the following:
- a CDS encoding RsmB/NOP family class I SAM-dependent RNA methyltransferase encodes the protein MTVSLPLLFVERMKQLLKGDFDRFIASYDEPRLYGLRVNPLKITAGQWKELSPIGHSTKSVPWAPEGFYYNGEDRPARHPHYHAGLYYIQEPSAMAPVELLDVQPGHRVLDLCAAPGGKSTQIAGKLQGKGVLVTNDNARERTKPLAKNIELAGVRNAVVLNEEPASLVTVFRGWFDRILVDAPCSGEGMFRKDEAMVQSWESHSVERCSVMQHHILRHAAELLAPGGKLVYSTCTFAPEENERQIAKFLADRPDFEVVPVDPNYGWTEGRPDWADETEPGYEAGEWQRNVAETQGTVRLWPYLIHGEGHYAAVLRKKPGEAAPENRDAVAETAQAAWDIRGHIITENPDHRDARFEPAPDQRGGKKRRDDRGGRLNASVPRGGAKGKGAFKRLSTKEEGAAPEQLWERFASEQLLFQRQQEMQIYLFGSLVYLQPLGMPSLDGLKVVRSGWLIGGVDNGKFTPSQALAMGLTQREASVSLNWPAEDPQVFRYLRGETLFVEPDELITADSSVQKDKFKGYVLICADGYPLGWGVYAAGMVKNKLPAGWRRM
- a CDS encoding GTP pyrophosphokinase, whose translation is MDGRDWNLFLQPYEQAVEEMKVKFKTMRSELKMREAYAPIEFVTGRVKKISSVLEKAKRLNVPPDQLEQGIEDIAGIRIMCQFVDDIRRVAELIRSRKDLALVYEKDYITNFKESGYRSYHMIVKYPVQTALGQKDVLAEIQIRTLAMNFWATIEHSLNYKYKEALPEDVRLRLKNASEAAFKLDEEMSSIRHEILDSQRDFEERSNVVSKVLNHIQDLYFYRRVREAAQFQLKFKELWESEDLYGLDQLSNELEAAIIRAKKNNGTT
- a CDS encoding quinone-dependent dihydroorotate dehydrogenase produces the protein MLYKHMAKPLLFRMDAEKAHHLVIDGLHTANGIPGVNGILHALYGVKETPELATDLFGLHFPHPVGLAAGLDKNGKATDGFTSIGLGFMEVGTVTPKGQAGNELPRLFRLPPDEALVNRMGFNNDGVEAMARQLARRKLHRIPIAVNIGKNKVTPNELAHEDYQACIRALYEHGDFFVVNISSPNTPDLRALQHGDELRTLLSAVKEEIGRQASRSGKHAKPVLVKIAPDMTDEQLELTVAAIQESGVSGIIATNTTISRDGLTHANKAETGGLSGKPLRERSTEVIRFVYRQTGGQLPIIGSGGIFTAADAYDKIRAGASLVEIYTALIYKGPDVVREITGGLVQLLRKDGYRNIAEAVGADHH